One window from the genome of Paenibacillus azoreducens encodes:
- the gnd gene encoding phosphogluconate dehydrogenase (NAD(+)-dependent, decarboxylating), which produces MKLGLIGLGKMGFNLAQNLLSRGHETVVYDVDAGASQRLADQGAEPASTLAELVSRLEAPRTIWMMVPAGVVDHVIGELKPLLSAGDVLIDGGNSHFKESVARGKMLEKAGIHYVDVGTSGGISGAASGGCFMIGGSREVFKGIEPLFQDIAVPKGYLYAGPSGSGHFLKMVHNGIEYGMMQAIAEGFEILEKSEFDYDYEEVARVWSNGSVIRGWLMELAESAFAKDAKLDGIKGVMHSSGEGKWTVETALDLQVSAPVIAMSLLMRYRSLDEDTFHGKVVAALRNEFGGHSVVTSD; this is translated from the coding sequence ATCAAACTGGGACTGATCGGTTTAGGTAAAATGGGCTTTAATCTTGCGCAAAATCTGTTGTCACGCGGTCATGAAACCGTTGTCTATGACGTGGATGCCGGGGCAAGTCAACGGCTTGCAGACCAAGGAGCCGAACCTGCGTCGACCTTGGCCGAACTGGTGAGCCGGCTTGAGGCGCCGCGGACGATCTGGATGATGGTTCCGGCCGGCGTGGTGGACCATGTGATCGGGGAACTGAAACCGCTGTTATCGGCAGGCGATGTGCTGATTGATGGCGGCAACTCTCATTTCAAGGAATCCGTCGCACGCGGGAAGATGCTTGAGAAAGCAGGGATTCATTACGTTGATGTCGGCACTTCGGGCGGAATATCCGGCGCTGCGTCAGGCGGATGTTTTATGATTGGCGGCAGCAGGGAAGTGTTTAAGGGAATCGAGCCGTTGTTTCAAGACATCGCCGTTCCGAAAGGATATCTATATGCTGGTCCGAGCGGCAGCGGCCATTTTTTGAAGATGGTTCACAATGGAATCGAATACGGCATGATGCAGGCTATTGCTGAAGGGTTCGAAATTTTGGAAAAAAGCGAGTTCGATTACGATTACGAAGAGGTTGCCCGCGTATGGTCAAACGGCTCGGTCATCCGCGGCTGGCTGATGGAACTTGCTGAAAGCGCCTTTGCGAAGGATGCGAAGCTGGATGGCATCAAAGGCGTTATGCACAGCTCCGGCGAAGGCAAATGGACGGTGGAAACCGCATTGGATCTCCAAGTCAGCGCCCCTGTAATTGCCATGTCGCTGTTAATGCGCTACCGATCGCTTGACGAGGATACATTCCACGGCAAGGTTGTCGCCGCGCTTCGCAATGAATTCGGCGGCCATAGCGTCGTAACCAGCGATTAA
- a CDS encoding GntR family transcriptional regulator produces MQYPSAWLQNASLGETIACELRLRIINGTIKTGEIISENWVASEFGTSRSPVREALKTLSNEGLIRLERMGAVVLGLNLTDVEELYDVRYLIESFVQQRLAETEVAGLLANLQRIVDKMELAVKHNDAVEFSYQDLSFHEAIITAAEHNRILHLWKSIRPIVMTVMLITTEEIFSKGETKLHTVIDKHYTIMKGLKSRKKDVVEQVVRDYFADSRKTLHNSIPEQSS; encoded by the coding sequence ATGCAGTATCCTTCGGCCTGGCTGCAGAACGCATCGCTTGGGGAAACCATTGCCTGCGAGCTGCGGCTCCGGATTATTAACGGAACTATTAAAACAGGAGAGATCATTTCGGAAAATTGGGTCGCTTCCGAGTTCGGCACAAGCCGTTCACCCGTGAGGGAAGCTTTAAAAACGCTCTCGAATGAAGGGCTTATCCGGCTTGAGAGAATGGGGGCGGTCGTGTTGGGACTGAACCTGACGGATGTGGAAGAACTGTATGATGTCCGTTATTTGATTGAAAGCTTCGTCCAGCAGCGGTTGGCGGAAACGGAAGTTGCGGGGCTGCTTGCCAATCTGCAGCGGATCGTGGACAAAATGGAGCTTGCGGTAAAACATAATGACGCCGTGGAGTTTTCGTACCAGGATCTTTCATTTCATGAAGCCATCATTACGGCTGCAGAACATAATCGCATTTTGCATTTATGGAAAAGCATCCGCCCGATCGTGATGACCGTCATGCTGATTACAACCGAAGAGATTTTCTCTAAGGGCGAGACGAAGCTTCACACGGTCATTGACAAGCACTACACCATCATGAAGGGATTGAAATCCCGCAAAAAAGACGTGGTGGAGCAGGTGGTTCGCGATTATTTTGCCGATTCGCGCAAAACGCTTCATAATAGCATACCCGAGCAATCATCCTGA
- a CDS encoding GntP family permease translates to MASIFGMSHNWTLLVWTLVAIAFLIVFIAKFKWNPFVTLLLSALLLGFLTGMKPLDIVDAVTKGLGGTLGTIAIVIALGTMLGKMMAESGGAEQIATTLVNRFGEKRVHWAMMIVGFIVGIPVFFEVGVILLIPIVFTVARKTKMSLLQIGIPILAGLSTVHGLVPPHPAPMIAIDAYKADLGKTILYSLIVGLPSAIVAGPLFGKWIGKRIQVEPPAELAEQFSSKETRKLPGFGITLFTILLPVILMLIGSVAKISDPGGVRGITVFCEFIGHEVIALLISVVFSFFSLGFARGFKKEQISKFTSECLAPTATIILIIGGGGAFKQVLINSGVGDAIAQIATSANINIILFAWFVAALIRVATGSATVAMTTAAGIVAPVLALNPGANVELVVLATGAGSIVLSHVNDAGFWMVKEFFNMSVPQTLKSWTVMETLLSVVGLVIILALSLFV, encoded by the coding sequence ATGGCCAGTATTTTCGGCATGAGCCATAATTGGACGCTGCTTGTTTGGACATTGGTCGCCATAGCGTTTCTGATTGTATTTATCGCTAAATTCAAATGGAATCCATTTGTAACTTTACTGTTATCGGCTTTGCTTTTAGGCTTTTTGACCGGCATGAAACCGCTCGATATCGTCGATGCGGTTACCAAAGGTTTGGGCGGAACGCTCGGCACGATCGCTATCGTTATCGCACTTGGAACGATGCTGGGCAAAATGATGGCCGAATCCGGCGGCGCAGAGCAAATCGCCACGACCCTCGTCAACCGCTTTGGCGAGAAACGTGTGCACTGGGCGATGATGATCGTCGGTTTTATCGTCGGTATTCCGGTATTTTTTGAGGTCGGCGTTATTTTGCTGATCCCGATTGTTTTTACTGTGGCGCGCAAAACCAAAATGTCGCTGCTGCAAATCGGCATTCCGATTTTGGCCGGCTTATCCACGGTGCATGGCTTGGTGCCGCCGCATCCGGCTCCAATGATCGCCATTGACGCGTACAAGGCGGATTTGGGGAAGACGATTTTGTATTCCCTGATCGTCGGCCTGCCGTCCGCGATTGTGGCCGGTCCGCTGTTTGGCAAATGGATCGGCAAAAGAATTCAGGTGGAGCCCCCGGCTGAACTGGCAGAACAATTCTCTTCCAAAGAGACGCGCAAACTGCCCGGTTTCGGTATCACCTTGTTTACGATTCTGCTTCCTGTTATTCTGATGCTGATCGGTTCCGTCGCCAAAATTAGCGACCCGGGAGGCGTTCGCGGCATTACGGTTTTTTGCGAGTTTATTGGACATGAGGTTATCGCGTTATTGATTTCCGTCGTGTTTTCATTTTTCTCGCTTGGTTTTGCCCGTGGATTCAAAAAGGAACAAATTTCTAAATTTACGAGCGAATGTTTGGCTCCGACAGCGACCATCATTTTGATTATCGGCGGCGGCGGAGCATTCAAGCAGGTACTCATTAACAGCGGCGTCGGCGATGCGATTGCGCAGATTGCGACTTCCGCCAATATCAATATTATTTTATTTGCCTGGTTCGTGGCCGCGCTGATTCGCGTAGCGACCGGTTCGGCTACGGTAGCCATGACGACTGCCGCCGGCATCGTCGCTCCGGTGCTCGCGCTGAATCCCGGTGCAAACGTTGAACTGGTTGTACTGGCCACAGGCGCAGGTTCCATCGTTTTGTCGCATGTAAATGACGCCGGCTTTTGGATGGTAAAGGAGTTCTTTAACATGTCCGTGCCGCAAACGTTGAAATCATGGACGGTAATGGAGACGCTCCTGTCCGTTGTAGGGTTGGTCATTATTCTGGCGCTCAGCTTATTTGTATAG
- the gntK gene encoding gluconokinase has protein sequence MSSKRMIGIDIGTTSTKAVIFEENGKVVAKGSEGYPLHTPTSSIAEQDPDQIFAAVLHSVKQAMEKSGTNPEQIMFVAFSSAMHSVIPVAPDGKPLMNCITWADNRSAAWTEKLKQDMNGHEIYLRTGTPVHPMSPLTKLLWLRHDRPEIFSKAGKFISIKEYVFAKLFNQYIIDYSIASATGMFNLEKLDWDEEALRVAGIGADKLSTPVPTTHAVTGLNPAFAEEMGLLPSTPFIVGASDGVLSNLGVNAIEPGVVAATIGTSGAIRTVVDRPVTDPKGRIFCYALTDKLWVIGGPVNNGGMLFQWVRDEFAASEVETAKRLGIDSYDLLTRIAEQVDPGAGGLLFHPYLTGERAPLWNPDARGSFFGLTMHHRKEHMIRAVLEGVIFNMYTVLLAMEEIIGCPTKIHATGGFSRSPLWRQMMADIFDQEVIVPESYESSCLGAVVLGLYALGKTDSLGIVSDMVGSTHQHTPIKENARIYHRLLPIFIKISRNLEEEYKAIADFQRKIF, from the coding sequence ATGAGCAGTAAAAGAATGATCGGCATCGATATTGGAACGACAAGCACCAAAGCCGTGATCTTCGAAGAGAATGGCAAGGTCGTAGCCAAGGGCAGCGAAGGTTACCCCCTTCATACCCCGACTTCGTCGATTGCCGAACAGGATCCGGATCAAATCTTCGCCGCGGTGCTTCATTCGGTTAAGCAGGCCATGGAGAAAAGCGGCACGAATCCGGAGCAAATCATGTTCGTTGCCTTCAGTTCGGCGATGCACAGCGTGATTCCGGTGGCTCCGGACGGCAAACCGCTGATGAACTGCATTACTTGGGCGGATAACCGCAGCGCAGCATGGACGGAGAAGCTGAAGCAGGATATGAACGGGCATGAAATCTACCTGCGGACGGGAACCCCGGTACATCCGATGTCCCCGCTGACCAAGCTGCTGTGGCTGCGGCATGACAGGCCCGAAATTTTCAGCAAGGCCGGGAAGTTTATTTCCATCAAGGAATATGTGTTTGCCAAGTTGTTTAACCAATATATCATTGATTATTCCATCGCTTCTGCTACCGGCATGTTTAATCTGGAGAAGCTGGACTGGGATGAGGAAGCGCTGCGGGTAGCGGGCATCGGGGCGGATAAGCTGTCCACCCCGGTTCCAACCACCCATGCGGTGACAGGGCTGAATCCAGCTTTTGCCGAGGAGATGGGGCTTTTGCCCTCTACGCCTTTCATTGTGGGAGCAAGCGACGGTGTACTCTCCAATCTGGGCGTGAATGCCATCGAACCAGGCGTTGTCGCGGCAACGATCGGCACGAGCGGCGCGATCCGCACGGTGGTTGATCGTCCCGTAACGGATCCGAAAGGACGCATTTTCTGTTACGCATTAACCGACAAGTTGTGGGTAATCGGCGGTCCGGTGAATAACGGCGGCATGCTGTTCCAGTGGGTAAGAGACGAATTTGCCGCTTCAGAAGTAGAGACGGCGAAACGTCTCGGCATCGACTCTTATGATCTGCTGACGCGGATAGCGGAGCAGGTGGACCCGGGTGCGGGAGGGCTGCTGTTCCATCCGTATTTGACGGGCGAGCGGGCTCCATTGTGGAATCCGGATGCACGCGGTTCCTTTTTCGGCCTTACGATGCATCACCGCAAGGAGCATATGATCCGCGCGGTGCTGGAAGGCGTTATTTTCAACATGTACACGGTGCTGCTCGCCATGGAAGAGATCATCGGCTGCCCGACCAAAATCCATGCCACCGGCGGCTTCTCACGTTCCCCGCTCTGGCGGCAGATGATGGCGGATATTTTCGATCAGGAGGTTATCGTGCCGGAAAGCTACGAAAGCTCCTGTTTGGGTGCCGTAGTTCTCGGCTTGTACGCGCTGGGCAAAACCGATTCGCTCGGAATCGTATCCGATATGGTGGGCTCCACCCATCAGCACACACCGATTAAGGAAAACGCACGGATCTACCACCGATTGCTGCCGATTTTCATCAAAATTTCGCGCAATCTCGAAGAGGAATATAAAGCCATCGCCGACTTTCAGCGGAAGATATTCTAG
- a CDS encoding zinc ribbon domain-containing protein produces MMKKNCPKCHHSNDYGNFCEECGTRLPVGEAEVGAEAASELDGMANSPYGSSTSASGETSTGQAYLQNAKHVSKLYFSYFVDVMKRPFAYAQNAGREQFVNGLITILIFSLVIPLIFYLGFHEYASYFGRSSFLQSLLRPFVGYVIFTGLVMTYTFLAVKCSKVNVSYQDVAGRFGALLVPFTCSFLIAFVLVFLEVKLFVFFILAGFIGSVFTVPALVISSYTKNNRNGLDTVYGTILTYVLTFITLYLMGKMLLSSIGNFIGGGLLPF; encoded by the coding sequence ATGATGAAAAAGAATTGTCCAAAATGCCATCATTCGAATGATTACGGGAATTTCTGCGAGGAATGTGGAACCAGACTGCCAGTTGGGGAAGCAGAAGTCGGGGCGGAAGCTGCATCAGAATTGGATGGGATGGCGAATAGCCCATATGGTAGCAGCACCTCCGCATCTGGAGAGACATCAACCGGACAAGCTTACCTGCAGAATGCCAAACACGTATCGAAGCTGTACTTCAGTTATTTTGTGGATGTAATGAAACGGCCATTCGCATACGCACAGAATGCAGGTCGCGAACAGTTTGTGAACGGGCTGATTACGATTTTAATTTTCTCGTTGGTGATTCCGCTGATATTTTATCTAGGTTTTCATGAGTATGCGTCATATTTTGGAAGGAGCTCTTTTTTGCAAAGTTTGCTTAGGCCGTTTGTCGGTTATGTGATCTTTACAGGGCTTGTAATGACCTATACTTTCCTTGCTGTTAAATGCTCCAAGGTAAACGTCAGCTACCAGGATGTGGCTGGGAGGTTTGGAGCCCTGCTGGTACCATTCACGTGCAGTTTTCTGATTGCTTTCGTGCTGGTGTTTTTGGAAGTGAAACTATTTGTCTTTTTCATCCTGGCCGGGTTTATTGGATCGGTTTTCACGGTACCGGCACTGGTGATCAGCAGCTACACCAAGAATAATCGGAACGGACTCGATACGGTGTACGGCACCATTCTGACCTATGTGCTGACGTTCATCACGCTGTACCTAATGGGAAAAATGCTGCTCAGTTCGATTGGGAATTTCATAGGCGGCGGATTGTTGCCGTTTTAA
- a CDS encoding zinc ribbon domain-containing protein, whose product MAFCKQCGSQVGEKSKFCRECGNSIRQMEPVAHPMGESQASAASAAPARMSLKTKIWILSVVVFLILCTAAYKTGEHFTSKERLIGELETALNHKDMKKTAALLVPGDKRLSINEKSLMAFKNYLDSEPDEQKRLIQELSEQAKEFDRKGNDPESGAYRGYIHLEKKGKKLLLYDNYSLVIEPVFVTLETNYKDAALYVGEQQVGAADKPNYEQKFGPYLPGRYKLAAKLSTDLVDLVHSEDMNLLDQDADYRSSLTLDGEDVTVETGLSEAKDVKGTVIINGKDTGMNPFKQTTFGPVTTDGSMKMSIHSTFPWGTLTTEDTPINSDYIEINPAADGAFVQSIMDLIVKNNQQELIAYTSGDVQKMDVATDAFKENVRQNIIKDREYRNYYQGKYLGSTFALNSIRLNQTEGHWECTMDANIRMMEDRFYNDAPKLEESSKSVKVTLVYNDQNKGWYVDSIRETYGFDRERTKDMVSQDPGIYTSSWAPQSAAAAASASVQGLDYSGTQSFMNEYLSTSVAAINNRSFGQVAYLIDPAGPAYKESANYITHLESKGITEDLNSFQLLGLSKNKDGSIKAVTSEAYTIYYQDGSVKNKKFVSEYKLVTIDGALMVHQLISTKEQK is encoded by the coding sequence ATGGCTTTTTGTAAACAATGCGGATCGCAGGTGGGAGAAAAAAGTAAATTTTGCAGGGAATGCGGGAATTCAATCAGGCAGATGGAGCCGGTGGCCCATCCTATGGGGGAATCCCAGGCTTCGGCGGCTTCTGCAGCACCTGCACGGATGTCCCTGAAGACTAAAATATGGATTTTGTCCGTGGTTGTATTCCTTATTTTGTGCACGGCAGCTTACAAGACCGGAGAGCATTTTACCAGTAAGGAACGGCTGATCGGCGAGCTGGAAACGGCCTTGAACCACAAGGATATGAAGAAAACAGCAGCTCTTCTGGTTCCAGGGGATAAACGGCTGAGCATCAATGAGAAGTCGCTCATGGCATTCAAGAATTATTTGGACAGTGAGCCGGACGAGCAAAAAAGATTGATCCAGGAGCTCAGCGAGCAGGCCAAGGAGTTTGACCGCAAGGGAAATGATCCGGAATCCGGCGCCTACAGGGGTTATATTCACCTTGAGAAAAAGGGAAAGAAGCTTTTGCTATATGACAATTACAGTCTGGTGATTGAGCCGGTCTTCGTAACGCTGGAGACGAATTACAAGGATGCGGCGTTATATGTCGGTGAGCAGCAGGTTGGAGCAGCAGACAAACCGAATTATGAACAAAAGTTTGGCCCGTATCTTCCGGGAAGATATAAGCTTGCAGCGAAACTGAGCACGGATTTGGTGGATCTTGTCCATTCCGAGGACATGAATTTATTGGATCAGGATGCGGACTATCGCTCCTCGCTCACTCTTGATGGAGAAGACGTTACGGTCGAAACGGGACTCAGCGAGGCAAAGGACGTGAAAGGAACAGTCATCATCAACGGTAAAGACACAGGCATGAATCCGTTTAAACAAACTACTTTCGGACCGGTTACCACCGACGGCTCAATGAAAATGTCCATCCATTCTACGTTCCCCTGGGGAACACTGACGACAGAGGACACGCCAATAAACAGCGACTACATCGAAATCAACCCGGCTGCAGATGGAGCCTTTGTGCAAAGCATTATGGATCTGATCGTGAAAAACAACCAACAAGAGCTCATCGCATATACTTCAGGAGACGTGCAAAAGATGGATGTAGCTACGGATGCTTTCAAAGAGAATGTACGTCAAAACATTATAAAGGATCGTGAATACCGGAATTATTACCAGGGGAAATATTTGGGGTCGACCTTTGCTCTGAACTCCATCAGACTGAATCAGACTGAGGGGCACTGGGAATGCACGATGGATGCGAATATCCGGATGATGGAGGATCGCTTCTACAACGACGCCCCCAAGCTGGAGGAAAGCAGCAAATCGGTGAAAGTAACCCTTGTATATAATGATCAGAATAAGGGCTGGTATGTGGATTCCATTCGGGAGACTTACGGCTTTGACCGGGAGCGGACAAAAGACATGGTTTCACAGGATCCGGGAATATACACTTCTTCCTGGGCACCTCAATCGGCGGCAGCGGCTGCGTCGGCCAGCGTTCAGGGTCTGGATTACAGCGGCACACAGTCGTTCATGAATGAATACTTGTCCACATCTGTTGCGGCCATCAACAACCGTTCATTCGGCCAGGTGGCTTATTTAATTGACCCTGCGGGCCCTGCTTACAAAGAATCGGCAAATTATATCACCCATCTGGAATCCAAAGGAATTACGGAGGATTTGAATAGCTTCCAGCTGCTGGGCCTAAGCAAAAACAAGGATGGCAGCATTAAGGCAGTTACATCGGAGGCCTACACAATTTATTATCAGGACGGTTCAGTAAAAAATAAGAAGTTCGTTTCGGAATATAAGCTGGTTACGATTGACGGCGCCCTGATGGTACATCAGTTGATCAGCACTAAAGAACAAAAATAA
- a CDS encoding ADP-ribosylglycohydrolase family protein → MTKWLGLREIICSEITQRREEGCDVTGFIERLDAAGTNESQLMDVYDALTALVPGADFKYVEPSALEAIRAERPEGPRVLVDHMDDSEWQNKFYGAWLGRSAGCALGKPLEASSFMKGSGGRPGWQNIKLWFEGAGAWPIRYYTPSQSAAQEQYDLEIAHWSSLDSCGDRIRFMETDDDIRYTVLGLLMLEKHGLDFNSWDVGKLWHRHLSFGQVFTAEAQSYLNFARATSYISGEQPEDWENHIHWGRSYLNPYREWIGAQIRVDGYAYGAAGQPQLAAELAWRDASFSHVKNGIYGAMFCSAMIAAAFVESDVKRIIEIGLSEIPKNCRLAEDIALAVKIAEETDDQLELVGKIWEAFKHYHPVHTNNNAALCAAALIHSGGDFEKGITTAVLGGWDTDCNGATVGSILGASLGAAALPELWTAPLNDTLYAEISGFHPIAISECARRSYNVFRKLKQ, encoded by the coding sequence ATGACGAAATGGCTTGGACTAAGAGAAATTATTTGCAGTGAGATTACGCAGCGCCGGGAGGAAGGCTGTGATGTCACGGGTTTTATAGAGCGCCTGGATGCGGCCGGTACGAATGAATCGCAATTAATGGATGTATATGATGCACTAACGGCACTTGTACCTGGTGCGGACTTCAAGTATGTTGAACCATCCGCGCTGGAGGCGATCCGCGCCGAACGCCCGGAAGGGCCCCGCGTGCTGGTCGATCACATGGATGATTCTGAATGGCAAAACAAATTTTATGGCGCTTGGCTCGGCCGCTCGGCCGGCTGCGCGCTTGGCAAACCGCTGGAAGCTTCTTCGTTTATGAAAGGTTCAGGCGGCAGACCGGGCTGGCAAAATATTAAGCTGTGGTTTGAAGGTGCCGGAGCATGGCCAATTCGTTACTATACTCCGAGCCAATCTGCCGCTCAAGAACAATATGATCTCGAAATTGCCCACTGGAGCAGTCTGGACAGCTGTGGAGACCGCATCCGTTTCATGGAAACCGATGATGATATTCGTTATACGGTGCTTGGACTGCTTATGCTTGAGAAGCATGGTCTCGATTTTAATTCATGGGACGTCGGCAAGCTGTGGCACCGCCATTTGTCATTTGGTCAGGTGTTCACTGCGGAAGCGCAGTCCTACTTGAATTTTGCCCGCGCCACTTCGTATATTAGCGGAGAGCAGCCGGAGGATTGGGAAAATCATATCCACTGGGGACGTTCGTATTTGAATCCGTACCGCGAGTGGATCGGCGCCCAAATCCGGGTCGATGGCTACGCCTATGGCGCTGCCGGTCAGCCTCAACTCGCCGCCGAACTGGCTTGGCGGGATGCCTCTTTCTCCCATGTGAAGAACGGCATTTATGGCGCGATGTTCTGCTCCGCGATGATTGCCGCTGCCTTCGTTGAAAGCGATGTGAAGCGGATCATAGAGATCGGATTAAGCGAAATTCCGAAAAACTGCCGTTTGGCTGAGGATATTGCCCTGGCGGTCAAGATCGCTGAGGAGACGGATGACCAATTGGAACTGGTAGGCAAAATATGGGAAGCATTCAAGCACTACCATCCCGTTCATACCAATAATAATGCCGCTTTATGCGCGGCCGCGCTCATCCATTCCGGCGGCGACTTCGAAAAAGGAATTACGACGGCAGTACTAGGTGGCTGGGATACCGATTGCAACGGCGCTACCGTCGGCTCCATTCTTGGCGCGTCCCTTGGTGCAGCAGCACTGCCCGAGTTATGGACCGCGCCGCTAAATGATACATTGTATGCCGAAATCAGCGGCTTCCATCCGATCGCTATTTCGGAATGCGCCCGCAGAAGCTACAACGTGTTCCGCAAATTAAAGCAGTAA
- a CDS encoding AraC family transcriptional regulator — translation MEHDERRHGVTMKLQITYDHPIPINAFEWTPATYRQPPHTHASLEIGLCLSGKGDFFFGNKRYAAGPGDLFLVNNEERHIAQSDPLDPSRYLFINFDAAILLAEEPGLLLPFSYRSTRFRNHIAGESELARQLTPWVLAIAEELREKSPGYLAMAKSALIQLCGRLLRHYNGMLSDDERRTMVQSVHQVQSLAVLVEKRFREPINLGELADELGLSVSRVSRAFLETTGYRFSDYVSLLRIQAAKQDLSGTVKPIAEIAFECGFQSLPTFYRVFKETTGMSPTVYRQSMGILAASKK, via the coding sequence ATGGAACATGATGAGAGGAGGCATGGAGTCACGATGAAACTGCAAATTACATATGATCATCCAATTCCTATCAATGCTTTCGAGTGGACGCCTGCCACCTACAGGCAGCCGCCTCATACACACGCCAGTCTTGAAATCGGCCTTTGTTTGTCAGGCAAAGGTGATTTTTTCTTCGGCAATAAACGTTATGCGGCAGGTCCAGGCGATTTGTTCCTGGTTAATAACGAGGAACGGCATATTGCCCAGTCGGATCCGCTTGATCCGAGCCGTTATCTTTTTATTAATTTTGATGCTGCAATCCTGCTTGCGGAGGAACCGGGATTACTGCTGCCATTTTCTTACCGTTCAACCCGCTTCCGCAATCATATTGCCGGCGAATCGGAGCTTGCACGGCAGCTTACCCCTTGGGTGCTGGCCATAGCAGAAGAATTGCGGGAGAAGTCGCCGGGTTATTTGGCGATGGCCAAAAGCGCCCTGATCCAATTATGCGGGCGGCTTCTGCGCCATTATAACGGAATGCTCTCGGATGACGAGCGCAGGACCATGGTCCAATCCGTTCATCAGGTACAGTCGCTGGCCGTTTTGGTTGAGAAGCGTTTTCGCGAGCCGATCAATCTGGGGGAGCTGGCCGATGAGCTTGGTTTAAGCGTCTCGCGCGTGAGCCGGGCCTTCCTGGAAACGACGGGTTATCGTTTCTCGGATTACGTCTCCCTGCTGCGCATTCAGGCAGCCAAACAGGATTTATCCGGTACGGTCAAACCGATTGCCGAGATTGCCTTCGAATGCGGCTTTCAAAGCCTGCCGACCTTTTACCGGGTGTTTAAAGAAACCACAGGCATGTCCCCCACTGTTTATCGGCAATCAATGGGGATTTTAGCCGCAAGCAAAAAATGA